The DNA segment CATCTCGATGAGTCAGAAGCAAGGAGAGTTGACATGACCCATGTACTGGTTCCCCATTGGCAGGAAAAGGTGATATTCTCGCCGGCCGGCCCACAGCCGCAGGTTGTGGCCGAGAGCGACAAGTTCAAGACGATCATGGCCGGGCTGGAGCCTGGGCAGAAGATTCCCCCGCATCCAGAGGCAACCGCCATCTATCACTTCCTCGACGGCAGCGGCTGGATGCAGGTGGACGATGAGCGTTTCGCGGTCGCGGCGGGCGCTACGGTTTTCACCCCGGAAGGCGCGAAGCGCGGCATCGAAGCCGACAGCCGGCTGGCCTTCCTGGCAACGCGGCTGGCGTAAGAAATCACACAGGATTGACAGGAGTATTCCAATGCCGACCAATCTGCACCCTCTCTTCGTTCACTTCCCCATTGCCCTTTTGCTCAGCAGCGTCGCCTTCAGTTGGGCCGGGCGGCTGTGGCAAGGTAAAAACTTCGACCAGGCCGCGTGGTACACCCTGCTGCTTGGCCTGGCCGGCACGCTCGTCACTCTGATCACGGGCCTGCTCGCTGCGCAAGGCGTCCCCGCGGACAGCCCGGCGCTGGCCACCCTCAACACCCATAAACTGCTGGGGATCGCTACGTTCGTGATCTTCGGCATGCAGGCCCTCTGCGCGTATCGCAGCAAGGGCGTCTACAGCCCTGGCAAACGCATCTTGCACACGGTGATTCAACTGATCGGCGTCGCTCTGATCGTTGTGGTCGGTCTGTATGGCGGCGAATTGGTCTACACATTTGGCGTCGGGGTCTCGGCCATCGCACCATGAGGTTGAACATGAATCGTATCTCGTTTTCTCGGTTGTCCCTGTTATCAGTCTTGAGCCTGCTGCTGCTTGCGGCGTGCAGCGCGCCGGCGCCCCAGGTCGCTTCGACGCCAGGCAACAGCGCGCAGGCATGGGCATGGGGATGGGCATGGCGAGCGGCATGATGGAGCGCCATCGCGCACAGGTTCCGGCGCCGTATGCCGGATTATCCAGCCCGGTGAAGGCTGATGCGGAATCGCTGACGCGGGGCGCGGCCGTTTTTACGGCCAACTGCGCCACCTGTCATGGCGACGGCGGCATGGGCGATGGCCCGGCCGGCGCCAGCCTGAACCCTGCGCCCGCGGCGGTTGCCCACACCAGTCAGATGATGGGCGATGACTATCTGTTCTGGCGCATCAGCGAGGGCGGCGTCTCGTTTACCACGGCCATGCCGGTTTGGAAAGAGGCGTTGACTGAGCAGCAGCGCTGGGATGTGATCAACTACGTGCGCGCCCTGGGCCGCGGCGATGTGAAGCCGGGCCAGGCAGTGGGCGGCGCTGCATACGATCCACAGGCCGAGGCGGCGCAGCGCGCCGAGGTTCTGGCGCAGTCCGTGGCCAAAGGCCAGATCACACAGGCGCAAGCAGACAACTTCACCATCGTGCATGCCGCGCTGGAAGATCACATGGCTGCATCCCCGCATGACTCGGGCAGCGGCAATCCGGCTGAACGCCAGGCCGCGGTGCTGGCCGAACTGGTGCAGGATGGCGCGATTACGCAGGCCCAGGCTGACATGTTCAGCAAGACGCACGATCTGCTGCACGCAGCCGGCTTGATCGAATAGCTGCATCGGAGAGACCTCATGTTGAATCCCTATTTTCTGTTCGCCCTGCTCTACATCATGCTGGCCGTCCTGGCGGCGTTGGATTCGTCGTTGGCAAGCCTGAATCTCCTCCCCTGGTTCAACGGCCTGCGCTGGCTGCGGGTTCACCTGATCACCCTGGGCACACTGACCGAGATCATCTTCGGACTATTGCCCATCCTGGTGGCGACGCGCAGCGGGCGGCCGCGGCCCAGCATTCGTTGGGACATCTGGCTCATCCTCAACGCAGGGTTGCTTACCCTGCTCGTGGGGATTCCCCTGGTCAACACCCCGCTGATCTTCGTGGGCGGCACGCTGGTTTTTGTGGCGACATCCATGCTGGTGCAGCACGTACATGAACTGCGCGGCGCGGCCGTGACACCGGCGAGGACGGCGCCCAGCGGGCGCATCTTCTACCTGGCCGGACTGAGCTATTTCCTGCTCGGAATTATCGTTGGCACCGGCCTGTGGATGGGCTGGGGTGAGTGGCTGCGCATCGCCGTTCCAATCGAGGTGCATATTCACGCCAACAACTGGGGCTTCATGGCGTTGGTCTTCGCCGGGCTGATCGTGGATCTCTACCCCGATTTTGCGGGGCGCAGTCTGGCCTGGCCGCAGTCGCTCAAGCCGATCTTCTGGATGATGACCCTGGGCGCCTTGCTCCTTGTGCTCGGCCCGTGGGTGCAATCCACCTGGTTTACGGTGCCAGGCATTCTGCTGCACCTCAGCGCCACGGGCTGGCTGCTGCTCAATGTGATCAAACCGCTGAGAGGCGAGCGCAGCGCGTGGGGGCCGGGCCTGTGGCACTTGCTCACATCCTATGTGTGGATCATTGCGCCAGTGCTGGTGGCGCCGCTCATCATCCTGAAGGTTCCCGGCTTCCCCGGCGCGGGCATCGAACAGAATGCGCCGCAGGCCTTGATCTACGGCTGGGTGCTGCAGTTCGCTTACGCGCTGCTGCCCTACCTCTTCACGCGCTTTTTCTTGCCGAACGAACCGGCTAAGTTAGGCGGCAACTGGTTTACTCTGCTCACCGTTCACCTGGGCGGCGTGTTTCTTTGGGCCAGTATCTTCATCACCGATTCGTATACGGTCCTGCACGGCACAGCCTACGCGCTGTGGGCTGCTTCACTGATTCCCATCGTGTTTGATCTGTGGCGCATCGCACGCAAAGGCTGGTCACGCCTGGAAAGTCAGAGCGTCGCACCGTTTGCCGAAAGCGGCCGCGCCGCAAACTAAACGAATCGTTTGCCCCCGTTTTGAACCCAGTCCCTGCGGGCCGTGAGTATCGTCACGGCCCGCAGGGATTTTTGCGTGTCAGCGGCAGTTGGTTGCGGGCACATCGGCCAGGGGATGATAGGTGCGTGTGTCTGTGCCGTAGACCCAGACGTTGCTGAAGGTGGGCACGCCGGGCACATCCACCCAGAAGTAAATCTGATTGGCCGGGTCGCGCGCCAGGCTGAGGTCGAAATCGGCGAAGTCCCAGGCGGTGAAGGTGACGTTGCCGACCGTCAGCGACCGCGGCGCGCCGGCGATGCCCTGCGGTGCTTGATCCACGCCGCTGTTGACCGCCCAATGCAGGCGCACATCAGGCTGCCAGGCGCGGTCGCCCACCACGGCTTGCAGGCTGTTGGCTACGAACAGATGGACGCTCAGCATGCCCCGCGTGGCCTGCGCCACCGGCAGGTTGCCGGCGCTCTGCACCGAGACGATGCGCGCATCGAGGGCCAACGGCCGTCCGGCCGCCACCCCGCTTGGCGCCCGCACCGCGGCCGGGCGGGTCAGCGGGCTGCTGCCATGCGACCAGACGTTGTGCGCGGCGCTCTCCTCATCCACGGTGACGAAGAAGTGCAGCGTGTTGGCGGCATTACGCGCCGCGCTGACATCCACGTCGTTGAAGTCCCACACCGGGAAGGTGCGGCCGGCATCGGTGGCCAGGCGCTTGTCCCCGCGGCCCACGAAGGTCGCTGGCTCGCTGTTCTGCGCCATCCACAGGCGCACGGTGGGCGTGGCGCTGCAACTCACCGGGTTCAGATTGCCATCCGCAAACAGATAGGCCGTGACATTGGCTTGATCGGCCTGGCTGACCGCCGCGCCGTTGTGCGGCCACACGATTTCGATCCTGGCCTGCATCCCGGCGACGGGCGTGGTGGTCGCCACGGGCGCAAGGACGGTCGGCGCAGGGGATAGGCCGGGAGTGGGGGTGCCGGTTGGCCTGGTGATAATGCCCGGCGTGGCCGTGGGTTGACCCGGCCCGCTCGGCGTCGGGGTCGGAGTCAGCGCCGTTGGCGTGGCCGTAGCGGTCGGCGTTGGCGTCGCCGTCTCAGTCGGCGTCGGTGTGGCCGTCTCGGTCGCGGTTGGCGTGGCCGTGTCGGTCGCGGTCGGCGTGGCCGTCCCGGTCGGAGTAGGCGTGGCCGTGGCGGTCGGCGTTAGCGTCGCCGTGGCGGTCGGGGTCGGCGTAGCCGTCTCGGTCGGAGTTGGCGTCGCCGTGTCGGTCGGCGTCGGGGTGGCTGTATCCGTGGCGGTCGGAGTAGGCGTGTCGGTCGGCGTCGAGGTGGCCGTATCCGTTGCCGTCGGCGTTGGCGTAGGCGTCACCGGGCGATAGTTGAGCACCAGGCGCGGCTGCAAGGCGCCCGTGGTGATTTCGTTGCTGGCGAGATCGAAACGCACCGGCGCATCGCTGGTGGCCCGGATCAGCAGTCCGAAGTTGGGCGTCTGCCCGCTGAGCCAACGCTGCACGAGCGGCGTGATGTCCAGGCGGTACCAGATGTGGTCGCTGAGCAGCACGCCGGTGGCTGCCGGCGCCTGACGCTTGTCGCCGCCTGGCGTCCCCCAGGCGGTACCCGCGGCCGCCTCCTGCCAGGTCACTGTCGCCGGATCCCAGTCCTGCGTCACTTCGTAGGCCGCGATGAAGAGCCGGGTGCTGGCCGAACGCTGACGGGCGTGAATCTCCAGCGTGGCCTTAGAGACATCGGCGAAGCCCCTCAGGTCGGGCAGGTCGAAGCGCAGCAGGACGGCCGAGCGGCCGCCGGACTGCACGGCCAGCAGCGGTTCTTTGCCGAAATTGGCCGTGGGCGCGTCGGCCCGGATAGCCGCATCGCCGCCGCCCTCGTAACCGGCGCGCCCCTGCTGCAGGATGACCACCCCGGTGGGAACCGTGGTCGGCGTTTCGGTGGGGGTGTCCGTAGCCGTCGGCGTAATGGTTGGGGTGTCGGTCGCGGTCGGCGTGTCGGTCGGCGTTGGTGTGTCGGTCGGCGTCGGGGTATCCGTGGGGGTATCGGTCGGCGTCGGGGTGTCCGTAGCCGTTGGCGTATCGGTTGCGGTTGGGGTGTCCGTAGCCGTCGGCGTAACGGTTGGGGTGTCGGTTGGCGTCGGGGTGTCCGTAGCCATTGGCGTGTTAGTCGGCGTCGGCGTGTCGGTCGCGGTCGGTGTGCGCGTCGGCGTCGGTGTGATGGTCACAGTCGGCGTCCGGGTAGCCGTGGGCGTCGGTGTGATGGTCGGGGTCGGGGTGTGCGTCGGCGTCGGTGTGATGGTCACAGTCGGCGTCCGGGTAGCCGTCGAAGTCGGCGTCCAGGTGCGCGTCGGCGTGATAGTCGGCGTCGGCGTTGGGGTAGCCGTCGAAGTCGGCGTCCAGGTGCGCGTGGGCGTGATGGTCGGCGTCCAGGTGCGCGGCGTGAGGGCCAGGGCGCGAAGGGGCGGCGCGTAGGCGTCGGCGCGGTGGGGGTGTTCGTCGGCGCGGTGGGGGTCACGGTCGGGGTGCCGGCATTGCGCAGGTCGAGCCAGAGCATGTGCAGGATCGGTTTGGCGCCTGAGCCGGTGTATTTGATCTGGATGTCGGCTCCGTTGTCGAGCCGATTGCCGGCAAAGAGGGTCAACGGCGCCGAGGTGTACCAGCGCCAGGCGCCGGTGCCTTGACGGTTGATGGTCAGCGGCTGGGGCGTGCCATCCGCATCGGACGTATAGATGATATAGAAATCGCTAGGGTCGTTGTCCACATACGCCAGGCGCAGCGTCACGTTGCTCAGTTGGCGCCCGGCGTGGACCGTGTCCACCACATCGAATCCCAGCAGCGCGGACTGCATCTGCTTGGCGTGGCGCGAGTAGATGGACGCGACTGGGAACGGCAAGCCGGGAGTGTTGCAGGGCAGAGGATTAGAAGCAGTGGGGGTGATCCCGCAGAAGGCGCTGAGGTGAAGCGGCGCAGGCGATGTCGCGATGACCTTGATGTAATGCTCGAAGTCGCCGGGCCAGCCGCTGCAGTAACCGTTGCAGTAGGTATCGGGAGTTGGCTTGGGAGTGCCGATCGGATACTCCGTCTCGCGCAAGACCACCCAGAGTTGGTCATTGGTAGCGGCGGTCTTACCCAGTTGGCGTTCGATCCAGTCACTAAAAAGAACGGGAAAGACGGCATCGCCCGTCGCGGGATTGGGCGTCTGCACGGCGTTGAGGCTGAGCGTGGGCGGGGTGGTGCATATGTCGTTGCCATCGGTCGGGCTGCAGAACCAGGGGTCCTGGACATCCACGAAGTCCACGCGCGCATTGAGCGCGGCCAACCATGACCAGTAGCGCCATTGTAGCTCTGAATTATTGCCGCTGGGGAAACCCGTTACCGGCTCGAACTTGACGGGCAAGATTTCCGCGTAGCGTTTGATCAACTCCAGCGAGCCGCAGTCCAGGCCCGACGGCGTAGGGGTGGTGGTGAGGACGGGCGGGTGTTCGACAAAGGCAGGCACGTCCGGGCTCATGCCGTTGAAGCCAACGCCGATGTGACGTGGGTTGTAGGAGAGCATCAGGTTGACCCAGTCGCAACGGGCTTGGTCAGTCGGCGCCGGCGCGAAGTTGAGGTAGACTGGCTTGTCAGGGAAGGCGTCGTGAAAAGCCTCGATGGCGTTGGTGACAAAGTCGGTCATTTGCTGCTTAGTGACCGGGAAGTAATCGTCGTTGCCTAGTACATGACAATAATTGGCGCCGATCTGCGTCTCGTTGTCATAACCGCCGGCAATGATGACGCCAGCAATGCGGGGGTCGTTGTTCCACTGGCGGCCGGCGGCCAGGACGAAGCGGCGATATTGATCCTTGAAGCCGCTGTGGTTGAAGGCCGGCACCTTTTGCCCGACAGGCGCCAGCGGGGGGGCCACGGTCAGAAGATAATCCACTGGTCCGCTGTAGTCGCACTTACCTGGATCACCTTGCGTCCAGAAGACAGGCAGGGTCAGCCAGACCGGACGCGGAATCGCGGTGCCGTTAGCCAGTGTGACGTGCTGGGCCGCAATCTGAGCGACTTGGGTTTCAATTGCGGACCAATCAAGCTCGTTATTTATGGAATGAACGTCATCCCAGATGACATCAATGTGAGAGGCGAGGGCGGGAAAACTCGTGGGCAGCGGCGTTGTCGGCTGGTAGTCGTCGCGACGCACCAGGATGTAGTTACGTGTGGGGGTGGCGGTGGGTGTGCGGGTGGCGGTGGCGGTTGGCGTGCGCAGGTCACGCACGCTCGTCGGCGTGGGGGTGGGTGTCCCAGGAATGATAGGGATGAGCGGACGCAGCAGGAAATAGAGCACAAGACACAGAACGATCAGGATAAGGATCAGGATCGGTAGCCAGCGGCGTTGGTTCTGCATTGGGCGTCCTCCTGGAGCGACTAGGGTTCAGTCCTCAGTCTGCGAGTGCCACCACCCTCATGGCGCCATCATGTCGCGCCGCAGGTGCGTGGTAAATGGCGTCAACTCAACGGCGGCCGATGCGTACTCGCCACATGGCGGGGCCTTCTTCCAGGTATTCCCAGGTGAACTGACCGGTCAGCTCCGCCTGGAATTGATAGTACAGCGGCTTCGGATTGTGGTCATTGACCAAGATAAAACTTCCGCCCGCTTCCAGTCCATCGAACAGGTCGAAGATCAAGGGGTGGCGCTGAGCCGGGTGAATCGGGCGAATATCCAGGACGGTTTCGTTACTCATGTTGCACTGTTTCCTCATGGTTGTTGATGTCGGGTCAGGTAGGGGTAGATAATAGCACGTTTTGGCCGTAGAGACAAAGCAGAGCGTTACAGGTCAGGAGCGCGCATTTCAGCCCTGATGCACAGCCCACGAGGTGGGCTTCGCAGTCGTTGCAGCGACTTGCAGTCGCCGGGGCCTGCGCCTGGATTTGGCAGCAAGAGGCGGCCATCACCCTGAACAAGACGGTGGGCGCCGACCCGAATACCTGCGCCCTGACTGATGAAATCACCGTGGCGTCCGGCACTGAGGTGACCTACTGCTACACGGTGGAGAACACCGGCACCGTGGAACTCAATCTGCACGACCTCGACGACAGTGAGCTGGGTTCGATTCTCAACGGTTTTCCCTTCGCGTTGTCGCCCACCGCATCGGCGTTCATGACCACAAGCACGATCATCAATGTCACCACGGTCAATACGGGAACCTGGTCGGCCTATAACGCCGGCCCGGTCAACCTGGT comes from the Candidatus Amarolinea dominans genome and includes:
- a CDS encoding DUF2249 domain-containing protein, with translation MSNETVLDIRPIHPAQRHPLIFDLFDGLEAGGSFILVNDHNPKPLYYQFQAELTGQFTWEYLEEGPAMWRVRIGRR
- a CDS encoding DUF2231 domain-containing protein, with product MPTNLHPLFVHFPIALLLSSVAFSWAGRLWQGKNFDQAAWYTLLLGLAGTLVTLITGLLAAQGVPADSPALATLNTHKLLGIATFVIFGMQALCAYRSKGVYSPGKRILHTVIQLIGVALIVVVGLYGGELVYTFGVGVSAIAP
- a CDS encoding cytochrome c, giving the protein MQRAGAPGRFDARQQRAGMGMGMGMASGMMERHRAQVPAPYAGLSSPVKADAESLTRGAAVFTANCATCHGDGGMGDGPAGASLNPAPAAVAHTSQMMGDDYLFWRISEGGVSFTTAMPVWKEALTEQQRWDVINYVRALGRGDVKPGQAVGGAAYDPQAEAAQRAEVLAQSVAKGQITQAQADNFTIVHAALEDHMAASPHDSGSGNPAERQAAVLAELVQDGAITQAQADMFSKTHDLLHAAGLIE
- a CDS encoding DNRLRE domain-containing protein; its protein translation is MATDTPTPTDTPTVTPTATDTPTATDTPTATDTPTPTDTPTDTPTPTDTPTPTDTPTATDTPTITPTATDTPTETPTTVPTGVVILQQGRAGYEGGGDAAIRADAPTANFGKEPLLAVQSGGRSAVLLRFDLPDLRGFADVSKATLEIHARQRSASTRLFIAAYEVTQDWDPATVTWQEAAAGTAWGTPGGDKRQAPAATGVLLSDHIWYRLDITPLVQRWLSGQTPNFGLLIRATSDAPVRFDLASNEITTGALQPRLVLNYRPVTPTPTPTATDTATSTPTDTPTPTATDTATPTPTDTATPTPTETATPTPTATATLTPTATATPTPTGTATPTATDTATPTATETATPTPTETATPTPTATATPTALTPTPTPSGPGQPTATPGIITRPTGTPTPGLSPAPTVLAPVATTTPVAGMQARIEIVWPHNGAAVSQADQANVTAYLFADGNLNPVSCSATPTVRLWMAQNSEPATFVGRGDKRLATDAGRTFPVWDFNDVDVSAARNAANTLHFFVTVDEESAAHNVWSHGSSPLTRPAAVRAPSGVAAGRPLALDARIVSVQSAGNLPVAQATRGMLSVHLFVANSLQAVVGDRAWQPDVRLHWAVNSGVDQAPQGIAGAPRSLTVGNVTFTAWDFADFDLSLARDPANQIYFWVDVPGVPTFSNVWVYGTDTRTYHPLADVPATNCR
- a CDS encoding cupin domain-containing protein; amino-acid sequence: MTHVLVPHWQEKVIFSPAGPQPQVVAESDKFKTIMAGLEPGQKIPPHPEATAIYHFLDGSGWMQVDDERFAVAAGATVFTPEGAKRGIEADSRLAFLATRLA